The Panicum hallii strain FIL2 chromosome 5, PHallii_v3.1, whole genome shotgun sequence genome contains the following window.
ACGTGGCAGAAGAAACAGATGGCAAGACATTTCGCCAAAGTACAACTCTTGGAAAGGTCCTCAGCATCAAAGCTCCTGGTCATCCATGAAGTCAGTAAATCTCTTGGGAAGGAGCTCGTGGTCATCCATGAAGTCAAGACTCACTAGTAAATCAATGGATTGTAAAACGATCAGGTCATATTCATGTGGCGTTCAGTAATCAGGACAGATTAGAGAATGAGTTTGACAATCAGAACAGATTCGAAAATAATTGGGTAGAGGATCAAACCTGTTGGGGATTGTCATCCTCGAGCTTGCTCTGTAGGTCTTGCTGGGCCTCCGTAAGCTGGGCTTGCTACAATTAATATAATGAGAACTGATCAGATACTTAGGAATAACAACAAAATTTAGGTATGTACGGTGGGAAAAGCTAAAACCTCAATCTCAAGGAACAGGTGCAAAAATTGCTCTATCCCAGCCCGCAGCTCCTTCACAGAGTGTTTCTTCCTCCTACATGGAATGCCTGTTGCGGTCTCAATTGATTGACCAAATCTCCTATTGCGAACACCAAGGCGGTAGCTGTTCCATCCCCATTCTGTCAGCTGCGGCAAGTGCAACTCTAGAAAAAGCCTCAGCATAGCACTACAGGTGTCTGCCATAAGGACAAAATTTGAGTCAAGCAGGGTAAAGAGAGCAAAGGGTAGCAGTATAATTTCACAGGGCAAAGAGAGCAAAGGGTAAAGAGGGGCAATATCTGTCAGTGTTAGTCAATGAAATAGGAAACAAAATCGCATGAATCTTAAACTGCAAGGTAGCAGTTGGCTGATGAATCTTAAATTACATACACAGTCGAAACCTACTGTGCAAGAAATAAATAGCTGCATGGTAGCAGTTGGCTGATGATAGTATGGAGCCCAAAAATGTTTCAGCTTTGTCAATGGGAGGATGAAAACAAACCCTAATTGCACATCACACTAAGAAACGCAGCAATCAAATAAAAGACAGATGAAATACTCCAAGGAATTCTACTGCAAGAAACCGATCAAAGACTGACAGATTATTGATAAATAAACAGCACAGGAGGTTAAACCGAAAGAGATTGAAGCAACATCTAGATTTCATTTTACTCGTAGAGGAAAAAATGCACAAATATCACTGCATCAAGATAGATTTCATCTAAAACAAATGGATCAGAAATAAAAACAGGAGGGCACAAAACATaaagagaagaaaaaggatTACCATTATTGATATGTTGAAACTGTTGGATGGCGATAGCTTGTGTTGCAAAAGGATAATGCACTATAAGCTTGACAACAGATGTAAAGCTCTCAAAGCTCAACAAGTCAGCGGGGGAGAGAGTGTTGTACGCCCAAAACAGCGAATAGCCCATTGCAGATTCAAATAGCAGAAAGACTGCTCTGCCATGATGTATCGGGCTATTCTGTGGAATACCTTGAGGGTAGAGAGAAAGGAGACAATCGATGTCTGGTAGCTGGCGCTGATTGACTATAGAAGGATCTTCCAGTATCTTGTCTCTTAGTGCAGCTGGCATGCGGAATATCTGGCTTCCATACAATTGCTCGCGTTTATGTATCACCTGCACCACATTAGCCAACATTGTACTGCAAGACTGGATCTTAGCTGCAAATAAACCATGTCACAAATAGGAAGGATCATAAATAAGCACATATAGGAATGTCGCAAATAAACCATGTCACAAATAGGAATGATCATAAATAAGATGGTGGTCATGAAATGAAAGCTACAGACATGTGAGATCGTTGCCAGCAACAGTGGCCTGAGCATCAACTTCCAGTCGAAGCCGGTGATCGCGTAAATAACGAATCCTGTTGACATGTCTTGCCAATGCACTGTACCTGATCTGAAGGAAGCGGTTACATTGCGGTGCACTCACTGGATCCTTGCCCCAAAAGACACTAACTGCAGGCAGACCTTGAGGTACCGAGATCTGTTAAAAGGCACAAATTTAATTCAAGAGGCAATTGCATCACACAAATTGAGCAAGCAACGAATGTAACATTAATAAAATTGAGCACCAAACTTACTTCATCAGGAAAATAGTGAGGCCTGTTACAGAGGTATGAAAGGGAGCCATTCGGAAGGGTAACAGCATCTGGAACTTTGTCAAGAAACTGACGCACAAAACCAGCAACAAAGGGCTCACCCCC
Protein-coding sequences here:
- the LOC112892911 gene encoding uncharacterized protein LOC112892911; translated protein: MSRGTRVSGDVMGNIPEWALRDEFPQEINFPDDFNPGNGRILTLNNRLRLTYEDIGWTQNKINGAYDKQERATLLQGRSSYEASMAITQREIRDHEDSMPSLAGQPKCLIAEVIAVGGEPFVAGFVRQFLDKVPDAVTLPNGSLSYLCNRPHYFPDEISVPQGLPAVSVFWGKDPVSAPQCNRFLQIRYSALARHVNRIRYLRDHRLRLEVDAQATVAGNDLTSKIQSCSTMLANVVQVIHKREQLYGSQIFRMPAALRDKILEDPSIVNQRQLPDIDCLLSLYPQGIPQNSPIHHGRAVFLLFESAMGYSLFWAYNTLSPADLLSFESFTSVVKLIVHYPFATQAIAIQQFQHINNDTCSAMLRLFLELHLPQLTEWGWNSYRLGVRNRRFGQSIETATGIPCRRKKHSVKELRAGIEQFLHLFLEIEQAQLTEAQQDLQSKLEDDNPQQ